In the Corynebacterium gerontici genome, one interval contains:
- a CDS encoding ABC transporter permease subunit translates to MALLAVLTLYSSFYPSMGMDVGMEQFIQAMPKGMVDALGFAAITSGAGWVHSTFFSLLGLFVLCGAGVVWGKGAIAGQEETGVLELTLAHGISRSSVYWQKVAAIVVRFVLLGFLVALGLAVLNGPAKLGRDWGKVLAEILSYLLIGFLCSCVALAIGTGTGKAGPAVGGGAAVIVLGFILDALGKANADLEHLRNF, encoded by the coding sequence GTGGCGCTGCTCGCAGTATTGACGCTGTATAGCTCCTTCTACCCATCCATGGGCATGGACGTAGGCATGGAGCAATTCATCCAAGCGATGCCCAAGGGCATGGTGGATGCGCTCGGTTTTGCTGCGATTACTTCTGGTGCGGGGTGGGTGCACTCCACGTTTTTCTCGTTGCTTGGGTTGTTTGTCCTATGCGGCGCGGGCGTGGTGTGGGGCAAAGGCGCGATTGCAGGCCAGGAAGAGACTGGTGTTCTGGAGCTGACACTTGCCCACGGGATCTCCCGCAGCAGCGTGTACTGGCAGAAGGTGGCGGCCATTGTGGTGCGCTTTGTGTTGCTTGGATTTTTGGTGGCACTTGGTTTGGCGGTACTCAATGGGCCTGCGAAACTCGGCCGCGACTGGGGCAAAGTGCTTGCGGAAATTCTGAGCTATCTACTGATCGGCTTCCTCTGCTCTTGCGTGGCGCTGGCGATTGGTACTGGCACAGGGAAAGCGGGGCCCGCTGTTGGAGGCGGCGCAGCCGTAATCGTGCTGGGCTTCATTCTGGATGCGCTGGGCAAGGCGAACGCCGACCTGGAACACCTACGCAACTTCTGA
- a CDS encoding MarR family transcriptional regulator: MTSEAMIRELLESNSSLSTAEITSKLGLSRSATQYALNKLLNANEVERTAPLRSPKQRYRKVTH; encoded by the coding sequence TTGACTTCGGAAGCAATGATCCGCGAGCTTCTCGAAAGCAACTCCAGTCTGAGCACTGCAGAAATTACTTCCAAGCTCGGACTGAGCCGAAGCGCCACGCAGTACGCCTTGAACAAACTGCTCAACGCAAATGAGGTGGAACGAACCGCACCATTGAGGAGTCCCAAGCAGCGGTATAGGAAGGTCACTCATTAG
- a CDS encoding ATP-binding protein, whose product MTFAHYPGTTKANGAGDIRMLSSETLAGAIPTLVQNGVDLVEQNMNTAALIDGVYRKDVPDYPLVAVREALVNALMHRDYSPQARGSQVQINLFVDRLEILSPGGIFGNVRLDQLGHDGVSSTRNQHIAGILENLHTARGALAENRGTGIQAIRKSLADNLMPPPTDPGGPQQFSNNFPAQTDRRR is encoded by the coding sequence GTGACTTTTGCACATTATCCAGGCACCACTAAGGCAAATGGGGCTGGCGACATTCGCATGTTGTCCTCGGAAACGCTCGCTGGGGCAATTCCTACCCTGGTTCAAAATGGCGTCGACTTGGTCGAGCAGAACATGAATACTGCTGCTCTTATCGATGGCGTTTACCGGAAGGACGTTCCCGACTATCCTCTCGTCGCAGTCCGCGAGGCATTGGTCAACGCGTTGATGCACCGCGACTATTCGCCGCAGGCACGTGGCAGCCAGGTACAAATCAACCTGTTCGTTGACCGGCTTGAGATCCTGAGCCCAGGTGGCATATTCGGCAACGTTCGACTGGACCAATTGGGTCACGATGGTGTGAGCTCAACTAGGAATCAGCACATTGCCGGAATACTAGAGAACCTCCATACTGCGCGGGGTGCACTTGCGGAAAATCGCGGAACGGGAATCCAAGCGATTAGGAAGTCGCTGGCAGACAACCTCATGCCTCCCCCCACTGATCCAGGCGGACCTCAACAGTTTTCGAATAACTTTCCAGCGCAGACGGATCGCAGAAGGTGA